The DNA window CGCCCCGGGCCGGGCTGGCGCCCTCGTCGTGTTCGCCTCGCCCCGGCAGGACCACGACCGGCTCGACCTCGACCGGCAGAAGGCGTTGATCACCGACGCCTTCGCCGGGCTGGGCTGGCACGTGCCCCGGCTGCTCGCCGGTCTGCGCGCCGCGCCCGAGCTCTACTTCGACGCGATCGCCCGGGTCAGCGTGCCCCGCTGGCACACCGGCCGGGCGGTGCTGCTCGGCGACGCGGCCTGGGGGGTGACCCTCGGCGGGATGGGGGTGGGCACCGGGCTCGTCGGGGCGTACGTGCTCGCCGGTGAGCTGGCCCTGGCCGGCGGCGACCACCGGGTGGCGCTGCCGGCGTACGAGCGGCGGATGCGGGGCTACGCCGGCCGCTGGCAGCGCGGTGCCAGCCCCGGCCACTTCCTCGCGCCGGCCAGCGGCTGGGGGCTGTGGCTGCGCGACCGGCTGCTGGCCACCCGCCCGGTCCGGTCGCTGCTGGTCCGCAGCACCGACTCGCTGGCCACCGAGGCCGACCTGCCCGACTACGCGGCGCGGGTCTGAGCCGCCGGTGTGGACGAGGGCCGCCTCGCGCCCTGGGACCGGAGTTCGGCGCTCCTCTGCCGGTGCTGTGCGCGCCCGGAGAATCCGGTCGTCTCCCGGCGCGCCACACGTTGCGTTTTCGTCGGAGGGGAGGTGTACTGTCAGAGCAGTTAGAACGAGTGTTCGATTCAGTCGTACGCTCGTTCCAACGTCCGGGAGCGGTGTTTCGCGGCTCCGGCTCCCGGGAGGTGCGGTTCCGCGGACCGCACCGGGCTCCGGACAGTCGCGAGTCCGGACCCGTCAAGGCAGGATCGTCGCCCGCCGCCCACGACCCCCGGGCGGCGGGCGACGGACCCGCCGGTACGCCGGCCGGGTGTGGTGTGGGGAAGCATCCACACCCGGCCGGCCCCCACCTGGTGCGTCTTCCTCCGCACCGCCCGTTCCGGGCGTCCCGGGCGACGGTTCCCGTCGCGCGGCCGCCCCGCCCCGGCCCACGCGGAGGAGAGACCATGTCGACCAGTCCGGCCCAGGCGCCCACGGTGCCCGCGCACGTGCTGCCGCACCGCACCCCCGCCCAACTGCTCGTGGTGGCCCGCCACGGACTGGCCGAGGCCGCCCGGACCCGCCCCGACGGCCTCCGGTACGCCGCCGCCCACCTCGCCGCGCTGCGCGCCGCCGCCGCCCTGCTGGCCGCCCGCGCCCGCCCCGCACCGACCCGGCGCAACCGGATCACCAGCGTCTGGGTGCTGCTCGCCGCCGTCGCCCCCGAGTTGGACGAGTGGGCCGCCTACTTCGCCGCCGGCGCCAGCAAGCGGGCCGCCGCCGAGGCCGGCATCCCCCGCGTGGTCACCGCCCGGGAGGCCGACGACCTGCTCCGCGCCGCCGATGAGTTCGTGACCGTGGTGGAGACCGCGCTCGGCCTGGCACACCAACCGGCGCTCGACGAACCGCACCGGCCACTCCGGCTCGGCGTGCCTGACGCCCTGCCGCGACCCGGAGCAGCCGCCGCCTGAGTCGCGGCGCCCGGCCACCACCGGCGGGACCCCGGGTGGCCGGGCGCCGCTCCCGGCGACGGCGAGCACGCCGCGCCGGGCCGCACGCGCGTCCCGCACCGCACGATCCAAGCACCATCCACGGGCCGGTGCCCGTGGTGAACACACGACGGGGGGTAGGTCCGATGGCGGGCCGCATGGTGGTCGGTTCCGCCGCCCTGGCCGAGTTGGTACGCCCGGCCAGCGCGCCCGACCCGGCGGGTGGCCACCGGGTGCTCCCCGTCCGGCCCGAGCTGACCGGGCTGCTGCCCAACCGCGGGCTGCGGCGCGGCAGCACCATCGCGGTCGGCGCCGGCCAGCCCCGGCGCAGCGGCGCCACCTCCCTGATCCTCGCCCTGCTCGCCGAGGCGTCCCGGGCCGGCTCGTGGTGCGCCGTGGTCGGCGTGCCCACCTTCGGGGCGGGCGCGGCGGCCGAGGCCGGCATCGCCCTGGATCGGCTCGAAGCGGGCGGGTTCGCAAATTCCCGCGCGGCAGAGGGTTGGAACCGGCGCCAGACTAACGGATCAACACGTCATGGCAGGTCGGGTTCGCTGGACCCCTGGCGCCGCGCCTCATGGTTGAGGACTCTCGGCGAAAGGGAGGTCGAAAGGCATGGCTGACCTCGCGCGGCTGCGGGCGATGGTTGGACAGACGGATCCACGGGCCGCTGTAGGTGATCGACTGCCGCTGGTAGCTCCGATGGAGAGGTTGCTCGGCCAGAAGCTGCGTCGCGGCACGGTGATAGCGATCGAGGGCGATGCGGCGCGCTACTCGCTGGCGATGGTGCTGCTGGCTGGAATATCCCGGGCAGGGGGTTGGTGCGGAGTGGTGGGTGCCCCCGAGTTCGGCTATGCCGCAGCCGAGGGGTACGGCGTCCAGCTGGACGCGTTGGGCCTGGTCCCGCATCCTGGCCCGGAATGGCCGACAGTGGTCTCCGCCTTGTCCGCCGGCATGGCAGCTGTACTCGTCCGTCCACCCGAGCGGGTGTCCGGACAAATGGCGCGCCGATTGATCGCGAAGGCCCGTCAGGCCGGCTGCGTGGTGCTCACGATGGGATCTGCCTGGGAAGGCAGTGACGTGCGGTTGTCCGTCGTCCGGCGGGAGTGGGTGGGGCTCGGTCAGGGCAGGGGCCGTATCCGGCGGTGCCGGGTCACGGTGGTGGCTTCGCATCGTCCCCATGTCAGGCTCGACATGTGGATGCCAGCCGATGACGGCACGGCTCAGGCGGTTCAAACCGTGTCGGACCTGGCGGGGCCGGCGGTAACAGCAACGACCCAGGTTGGCATTGGAGCTCGGACGGCTTGACCTAAAGAGCCCACTACCCGGAGTGGACCGCCTCGGTGGCGTTTCAGGAGTGACCAATCCATGGACGAGTGCTACGATCGCCGATGCCTGCGACGCGTGGAGCGAAGCAGGATCGCCGCGGGGCTTGCTCCCCCGGAAGGCAACGTGGAGGCTCGCTTCCTCACGCCGCAGATCCTGTCTAGTACCGCGTTGCCGCCGAAGACCACATCGGGGCTTGCTCCGACAAGTTGGAGGGGATGCGCTCGACGGCCTCGGTCGTCCGACCTCCCGGGCACGGATCCCACACCACGTGTGGCACTCCGGGAGCGGACGAGACAATTAGCAGCCTCATCGTCTCGACCTCTTTCGGCGTGCCCGAGACATGCCAGGAGGCATCGAGATGACCACGACCATGGACGAGTCGGTCGCCGTCCACGACCACGTCCCGCCCCGCCCCGTGAGCAAGCTCCCGGAACTCGCGCCGATCGCTGCGCGCCGCAAGGCAGCCGACAAGTTGATCGAGACCTTCAACCTCGACGAGGAGGCCGCGAGCTGCATCGCTGATGCAGTTGTCGATCCCGCCGAGCTGCGTCGCTCAATCGAGACCCCCACCCAGCTTGCCATCACCGGCGGGACGCTCCTCGCCGTACGGGCGAAGGTCTGGGCGCGCCGTACCCTGCCCGACATCCGCAACCCGCGGATCGGAACCGCCCGTCGCCACCCAATCGCCGTCGAGCCCGGCACCGATGAGGAGTCCCGCTTCGCGCCGGTCGGTGACCCGACCAGCGAGGGCACGACCCCGCATCTCACGGTCGAGGTCGAGTCGGCCGAGCACATGCGATGGGCTTCCGGCCTGGCCGCTCGTGCCGTCATCGAGGCTAACGACTGGCGGTACTCCATCCGCAACCAGGGCGTGCTCACCGAAGTGTGGCTGGTCGCCACCCGCTACGACCACACCGAGGACGGCAGCCCCGCGCTATGGGCTATGACCACTGCTGAGGGTTCCTCACGCACCACCGCCGCCCACGACATCCTCGGGATCGGCAACAGCATCGACGCTGTCGTGACGGCCGCCTCCGACACCTACATGCGCGGCCAGATCAAGGAGCTGAATACCGCCTTCGAGCAGGGCCCCACGACCAAGCAGTCCGAGGCGCTGCGCTGTGAAACGCTGCCGGCGCTCATCCTCGTCGGCTACCAGCCCCTCAGCGGAGGACCGGACCGGTTCTCGTCGGCGGTGAAATCGCTCGTGGCGCTGCGCCACGTCGACGCGCCGAAGGCGTGGGGCGACGGCCCCGAGATGGAGTCCCTCGCCGATGAGGCCCTGGCTGTCATGGAGGACCGCGGCATCCTCACGCCCCTGCGGCGCCGCTGGTTCGCCGGTTCGATCAGCCGCGCCCAGGCGAACGCCGCTCACTTGCCCACCGACCAGGCCATTCGGGCGGCCGAGATCATCGCACTGTTCACCAGCGACGACCAGCTCGTGCGCGACGCGATCCGCGACGCCGTCACGCGCCAGTCGACCCGCAAGCGGATCACGAAGAATGTTCGGGTCAGTCTCGCCGTGGCCCTGATCGTCCGGGCTGTCGCCGGCGAAGGCGCCAGCCCAGACCGGGTCCGCCGTTACATGCAACATGGATTCGTCGCCGTACGCGACAGGTACTTCAAGCCCACGCACCGCACCGCCGACGTGGTCGTCGCCGAAGCCTTGGACGAGCTGGACCAGGATCCTGCCGGTGACGCAGGGCCGGCGCGTCTCGAGCTCGCGGCCCGCTCGGCCTACCCGCTCATCGCCACGCTGTCACTGTGGGCCGACCGCGGCACGAAGGACAATCCGAACGCCGACGACCGGCGCCGCCCCGGCGAGGTCATCGACACCATGCTCACGTCGAGGCTCGGCATCCGGCAGCTGCACCGGGCGATCGTCGACCATCACGAGGGCCGCTCAACGCTGCGGGCGGTGAATGAAGACGGCAGCATCCGCCGTACCGAGGACCGTGCCCAGGACCAGACCCTTAACGACGTCTACCTGCGCTCGACGTTCCCGAAGCCGGGCTCGCCGCAGCGGCCGACCAGCACCGACACCCCGGACGACGCGCTGCGGGACGCCGCCGCACAGCTCGGCGCTGCCGTGCGGGCTGTCGAGGACGCGATGGCCGCGATCCGTGGGGTCAAGGCGCTCGACGGCACCGACCACGTCGAGACGGTCGGGGTTGACCGTAACCAC is part of the Micromonospora halotolerans genome and encodes:
- a CDS encoding SAV_6107 family HEPN domain-containing protein, with product MSTSPAQAPTVPAHVLPHRTPAQLLVVARHGLAEAARTRPDGLRYAAAHLAALRAAAALLAARARPAPTRRNRITSVWVLLAAVAPELDEWAAYFAAGASKRAAAEAGIPRVVTAREADDLLRAADEFVTVVETALGLAHQPALDEPHRPLRLGVPDALPRPGAAAA